A genomic segment from Nicotiana tabacum cultivar K326 chromosome 9, ASM71507v2, whole genome shotgun sequence encodes:
- the LOC107788660 gene encoding uncharacterized protein LOC107788660 isoform X1, translating to MNEKGSMMNQQVMMSMNQPQIMNPHLQLQQQMFHSQMQQPQPSMMTRSHGMWPPTMTIDQMKFQNPNVMKGHGFVAGGTQSKNLGPRNNWKGKKGNKNDKRMVDIGRRKEKAIMATGYISGDGNVGGFGGGYKPPTLNELQYQNRLKAKRFFPKKKFYHNNNNNNNNNNNMGAPFAPRNTTSFIIRAKKSGGIASLVSPCPVTPAVLPTPNFSPSREVLVDMAKEEWGVDGYGSMKGLIRLRSPGHEMELHEEEEEDEEGGSSESDVEEHVEVERRLDHDLSRFEMIYPNSGGLEYNNVLENRVDDQDSHIAQLEEENLILKERLFLMEREFGDLKRRLQSLERQGCGFDEINEEVVENESEESESHGESHSAEEHNVEFLEQNMEGGDRDVKAEEDKANDGDNESAQEEKVEGHEEFNLTLHDEPPKNEIIAHAGIKCERNEDANVRDENKVEVTQRNEDGKNNIESSDNAGVGDETMEEASLPDAEAVVQTNTEDEEPGNE from the exons ATGAACGAAAAAGGATCGATGATGAATCAACAAGTGATGATGAGTATGAATCAACCTCAGATCATGAATCCTCATCTTCAACTACAACAACAGATG TTTCATTCACAGATGCAACAGCCGCAACCATCAATGATGACTCGGAGCCATGGGATGTGGCCGCCGACAATGACAATTGATCAGATGaagtttcaaaaccctaatgttATGAAGGGTCATGGATTTGTTGCCGGAGGAACGCAGTCGAAAAACTTAGGACCTAGGAACAATTGGAAGGGTAAAAAGGGAAATAAGAATGATAAGAGGATGGTGGATATTgggaggagaaaagaaaaggccATAATGGCTACTGGGTATATAAGTGGTGATGGAAATGTTGGAGGATTTGGTGGTGGATATAAGCCACCAACACTTAATGAATTGCAATATCAGAATAGATTAAAGGCCAAGAGATTTTTCCCTAAGAAGAAATTTTatcataacaataacaataataataataataataataatatgggTGCCCCTTTTGCTCCCAGGAACACGACGTCGTTTATTATTCGGGCAAAGAAGAGTGGTGGTATTGCCTCATTGGTGTCACCCTGTCCCGTGACTCCGGCAGTATTGCCAACTCCAAATTTCTCTCCGTCGAGGGAGGTATTGGTGGATATGGCGAAGGAGGAGTGGGGGGTTGATGGGTATGGATCGATGAAGGGTTTGATTAGATTGAGATCACCGGGACATGAGATGGAGTTACacgaggaagaagaggaagatgaggaAGGAGGATCAAGCGAGAGTGATGTGGAAGAACACGTGGAGGTAGAAAGGCGATTGGATCATGACTTGAGCCGGTTTGAGATGATTTACCCGAATTCTGGTGGTTTGGAGTATAACAATGTTTTGGAGAACCGTGTGGACGATCAGGATTCACATATTGCTCAGTTGGAGGAagagaatttgatattgaaggAGAGGCTGTTCTTGATGGAGAGAGAGTTTGGTGATTTGAAGAGGAGGTTGCAAAGTCTTGAGAGGCAGGGCTGTGGATTTGACGAGATTAATGAGGAGGTAGTGGAGAATGAGTCTGAGGAGAGTGAAAGCCATGGAGAGTCCCATTCTGCAGAAGAACATAATGTGGAATTCCTTGAACAGAACATGGAAGGAGGAGACCGGGATGTGAAAGCGGAGGAAGACAAGGCAAATGATGGGGATAATGAATCTGCACAGGAGGAGAAAGTGGAGGGACATGAAGAATTTAATCTTACTCTGCATGATGAACCTCCTAAAAACGAAATCATTGCACATGCTGGTATTAAGTGTGAAAGAAACGAGGATGCGAATGTGAGGGATGAGAACAAGGTTGAGGTTACTCAAAGAAATGAAGATGGTAAAAACAACATTGAGTCATCAGATAATGCAGGCGTTGGAGATGAAACTATGGAGGAGGCTTCTCTACCTGATGCTGAAGCTGTTGTGCAGACAAATACAGAAGATGAAGAACCAGGAAATGAATGA
- the LOC107788660 gene encoding uncharacterized protein LOC107788660 isoform X2, protein MNEKGSMMNQQVMMSMNQPQIMNPHLQLQQQMMQQPQPSMMTRSHGMWPPTMTIDQMKFQNPNVMKGHGFVAGGTQSKNLGPRNNWKGKKGNKNDKRMVDIGRRKEKAIMATGYISGDGNVGGFGGGYKPPTLNELQYQNRLKAKRFFPKKKFYHNNNNNNNNNNNMGAPFAPRNTTSFIIRAKKSGGIASLVSPCPVTPAVLPTPNFSPSREVLVDMAKEEWGVDGYGSMKGLIRLRSPGHEMELHEEEEEDEEGGSSESDVEEHVEVERRLDHDLSRFEMIYPNSGGLEYNNVLENRVDDQDSHIAQLEEENLILKERLFLMEREFGDLKRRLQSLERQGCGFDEINEEVVENESEESESHGESHSAEEHNVEFLEQNMEGGDRDVKAEEDKANDGDNESAQEEKVEGHEEFNLTLHDEPPKNEIIAHAGIKCERNEDANVRDENKVEVTQRNEDGKNNIESSDNAGVGDETMEEASLPDAEAVVQTNTEDEEPGNE, encoded by the exons ATGAACGAAAAAGGATCGATGATGAATCAACAAGTGATGATGAGTATGAATCAACCTCAGATCATGAATCCTCATCTTCAACTACAACAACAGATG ATGCAACAGCCGCAACCATCAATGATGACTCGGAGCCATGGGATGTGGCCGCCGACAATGACAATTGATCAGATGaagtttcaaaaccctaatgttATGAAGGGTCATGGATTTGTTGCCGGAGGAACGCAGTCGAAAAACTTAGGACCTAGGAACAATTGGAAGGGTAAAAAGGGAAATAAGAATGATAAGAGGATGGTGGATATTgggaggagaaaagaaaaggccATAATGGCTACTGGGTATATAAGTGGTGATGGAAATGTTGGAGGATTTGGTGGTGGATATAAGCCACCAACACTTAATGAATTGCAATATCAGAATAGATTAAAGGCCAAGAGATTTTTCCCTAAGAAGAAATTTTatcataacaataacaataataataataataataataatatgggTGCCCCTTTTGCTCCCAGGAACACGACGTCGTTTATTATTCGGGCAAAGAAGAGTGGTGGTATTGCCTCATTGGTGTCACCCTGTCCCGTGACTCCGGCAGTATTGCCAACTCCAAATTTCTCTCCGTCGAGGGAGGTATTGGTGGATATGGCGAAGGAGGAGTGGGGGGTTGATGGGTATGGATCGATGAAGGGTTTGATTAGATTGAGATCACCGGGACATGAGATGGAGTTACacgaggaagaagaggaagatgaggaAGGAGGATCAAGCGAGAGTGATGTGGAAGAACACGTGGAGGTAGAAAGGCGATTGGATCATGACTTGAGCCGGTTTGAGATGATTTACCCGAATTCTGGTGGTTTGGAGTATAACAATGTTTTGGAGAACCGTGTGGACGATCAGGATTCACATATTGCTCAGTTGGAGGAagagaatttgatattgaaggAGAGGCTGTTCTTGATGGAGAGAGAGTTTGGTGATTTGAAGAGGAGGTTGCAAAGTCTTGAGAGGCAGGGCTGTGGATTTGACGAGATTAATGAGGAGGTAGTGGAGAATGAGTCTGAGGAGAGTGAAAGCCATGGAGAGTCCCATTCTGCAGAAGAACATAATGTGGAATTCCTTGAACAGAACATGGAAGGAGGAGACCGGGATGTGAAAGCGGAGGAAGACAAGGCAAATGATGGGGATAATGAATCTGCACAGGAGGAGAAAGTGGAGGGACATGAAGAATTTAATCTTACTCTGCATGATGAACCTCCTAAAAACGAAATCATTGCACATGCTGGTATTAAGTGTGAAAGAAACGAGGATGCGAATGTGAGGGATGAGAACAAGGTTGAGGTTACTCAAAGAAATGAAGATGGTAAAAACAACATTGAGTCATCAGATAATGCAGGCGTTGGAGATGAAACTATGGAGGAGGCTTCTCTACCTGATGCTGAAGCTGTTGTGCAGACAAATACAGAAGATGAAGAACCAGGAAATGAATGA
- the LOC107788659 gene encoding flowering-promoting factor 1-like yields the protein MSGVWLSKITEVIRLVENPSEEEQSNGRKRKVLIHLPTQEIVSSYKSLEKILTDLGWEKYIDECDTDSYQFHKKTPADLSISLPKDFAKFNTVQMYDIVFKTRHIFHVRYM from the coding sequence ATGTCAGGAGTTTGGTTATCCAAGATTACTGAGGTTATTCGCTTGGTTGAAAACCCAAGTGAAGAAGAGCAATCAAATGGGAGAAAAAGAAAGGTTTTGATACATTTACCAACACAGGAAATTGTCTCATCTTACAAATCTCTTGAGAAAATTCTCACTGATTTGGGATGGGAAAAGTATATTGATGAATGTGATACTGACTCctatcaattccacaagaaaactccCGCTGACTTATCAATCTCTCTTCCTAAGGACTTTGCCAAGTTTAACACAGTTCAAATGTACGACATTGTCTTTAAAACCCGTCATATCTTTCATGTTCGCTATATGTAA